The DNA segment AACATGATTGAAGCCGCCGATGCGATTGAGGTGAACATAGGCAGTGCCAGGAATGCGATCAGGGTTTTGTATGGTTGTGGGTATTTCATAAGAGTTTACTGGATGATGGTTAGCGTTTTTTTCCGTTGTTACGACCTGGTCACTGTTCGACCTCAACGTTCGAGATGACGTGGAACCCCTTCCCGGCGGTCGGCACCAGAGGAAGGTTGATCGCCTTGCCTGTTGCGGCATCGAAGAGTGAAATTTGGAGGGCGGCGGTCCCGCTTCCCTTTATGTCAGGAAAAATAATCCGGCCGCGGGTAATGTGCTTTTCGTTCTGAAGCCAGCGGCTGGTCGGGACTGATCCCGCATCGGTTTCTGCTAGGATGTTGCTGTTTTTGTCGACAAGCCGGACTTTCATCCGGAAATCCCGAAGGGCTCTGCCTGCGGCTCGATTCGTCCATTGGATGTCCATTGCGAATGCCTCACCCGCGCGTATCACCTTTGGCAATTTGATCTTGAGGGGAACAATGCGGTAGCCCATCCCCCGCATACCTCGGGCCACCAGATCCGGGCGGTCACGCATGAAGCTGAAGGCGTCCTTGGAGCCATAACCGAGGAGATTGATGTAATTGGGGTGGAGGCTCAGTGCATCGTCGACGGCCCACGAAAGATGATCCGGCCCCCCTTGGCGCGTCTTTGCATAGCTGCCAACGAATTCACTTACTTGCGGCGCGCGGTGGAGTTCCTGATAGACTTGCTTGGAAAGTTTCCGCTCATTCGAACTGACGGCACCTCCAACTCCGTCCCGGCGAAGCGTGATGTTGGGTTTCAAGAGCGCGAGATCGAAGGCGCTGTAGTGGAGAAACTCCTGGTAGTTCGCTGTGAATGCCGGATCGTATCGGTTCTTGGGGCCGCCGTTGAGCGCGGCCGGCCCATCGGGATCGTAGGAATAGCTCAAGGCCAACATCTGGTCGTTGAAAACCTCCGTCCACAGATCGAGCAGGATGGCCAGGGCCTCTCGCCGATCTTCAACGGTCGGATACTGGAAACCGGTATGCCACTCGCCCCAACGGCCGAAGCCGCGGAGATCCACCAAGGTCGGCCTACGTGGTCCCGTGAGGTGGGCGCGGGTTTCCGTTAGGAAGACCTTCAGTCTTTCGCGGTAGAGGGCATTTCTCGCGTCCACATGCCAACCGAAGTTTCCCTGCTCGTCCTTGCGGAGCTGCTTCTGCTCCTCGGGGATTCCCGCCAGAAGCCACTCGGGTATCCCAAGTCCGCCCGCCGGTCTGAGGCGCGACCACCCGAACAGGGGCTCGGTGCTCATCCTCAATTGTATCGATTTACCGCGGGCCGTCCAGTGGTCCCAAGCCTTGTCAACCTTGCTCCAGTCGTAGCGACCTTCCGATTTCTCGACATCTGACCAAGCGAACATCACTGCGACATGATCGCACCCATCGAAGCTTGTTTCCGGGAGGTTGAGCATCGTCGATGATCCGTCGGGACGGGGATCGAGAGGGTAGTTTTCATACAGGATCCAGCCCATGTCGGGATTGCTCAGAACCACCTCCAGATCTTCCCTGGGTGTGACGGTCTGCATTTCCGCCAGGGAGGTTGCGCAGGTGATGAGGAGGACGCCGAGCGTTGTGAAATATCGATGCATTGAATGAAAAGACCGAGAGTGCGGGCTATGAAGGGACGGGAAGCGGGGATTGATTCAGTTTGAGGGTCGCGGAGGCCAATCACGTGAACAATGTCATCCGCTCATGGCGCGATCCATCCCTCTTTAGACACAGAAAGGAGGGACAGCTGGACTTGCTGATGGAGTTGTCTAGGGTGCGATGGTGAGTCGTTTGGCCCTCTGTATCAGACACTTGTTCGCCGGCATTCTGGCTGCCGGCGGCTTTCTTGCTGTGTCATCGTCGATGGCGTACGGGGAGCTTCCGATCCATGAAATGAAGCGGAAGACCCTGGCCCACTCGTTCCAAACCATGAACGTGAAAGTGACCGGAGTGGTGACGTGGGTGGATGCC comes from the Luteolibacter sp. SL250 genome and includes:
- a CDS encoding beta-galactosidase yields the protein MQTVTPREDLEVVLSNPDMGWILYENYPLDPRPDGSSTMLNLPETSFDGCDHVAVMFAWSDVEKSEGRYDWSKVDKAWDHWTARGKSIQLRMSTEPLFGWSRLRPAGGLGIPEWLLAGIPEEQKQLRKDEQGNFGWHVDARNALYRERLKVFLTETRAHLTGPRRPTLVDLRGFGRWGEWHTGFQYPTVEDRREALAILLDLWTEVFNDQMLALSYSYDPDGPAALNGGPKNRYDPAFTANYQEFLHYSAFDLALLKPNITLRRDGVGGAVSSNERKLSKQVYQELHRAPQVSEFVGSYAKTRQGGPDHLSWAVDDALSLHPNYINLLGYGSKDAFSFMRDRPDLVARGMRGMGYRIVPLKIKLPKVIRAGEAFAMDIQWTNRAAGRALRDFRMKVRLVDKNSNILAETDAGSVPTSRWLQNEKHITRGRIIFPDIKGSGTAALQISLFDAATGKAINLPLVPTAGKGFHVISNVEVEQ